One stretch of Pararhizobium qamdonense DNA includes these proteins:
- the bioD gene encoding dethiobiotin synthase — translation MMRFVVTGTDTGIGKTIFSAALASALGGSYWKPVQSGLDEETDSQAVHRLGRLPPERIFPEAYRLRTPASPHLAARIDHVAIGTSQLTPPLTDAPLVIEGAGGLLVPLTETEVFADVFARWQIPVILCARTGLGTINHTLLSLEALRHRAIPVFGIAFIGDEQTETQRIIASMGQDRILGRLPRLDPLTPENLSQAFLENFPLSSFTGSTP, via the coding sequence ATGATGCGCTTCGTGGTGACGGGTACCGATACCGGCATCGGCAAGACGATCTTTTCGGCTGCCCTGGCGTCAGCACTTGGCGGTTCCTACTGGAAACCGGTGCAATCAGGGCTGGACGAGGAGACCGACAGCCAGGCCGTCCACCGGCTCGGCCGCCTGCCGCCAGAGCGTATCTTCCCGGAAGCCTACCGTTTGCGCACACCGGCTTCGCCGCATCTCGCCGCGCGGATCGATCATGTGGCGATCGGCACCTCACAATTGACCCCACCTTTGACGGACGCGCCGCTCGTCATCGAGGGTGCCGGCGGCTTGCTGGTGCCGCTCACGGAAACGGAGGTCTTTGCCGATGTCTTCGCACGCTGGCAGATCCCGGTCATCCTTTGCGCCCGCACCGGGCTCGGCACGATCAACCACACGCTGCTGTCGCTCGAAGCACTGCGCCACCGCGCCATTCCGGTTTTCGGCATTGCCTTCATCGGCGATGAACAGACGGAAACCCAACGGATCATCGCGTCGATGGGGCAGGACCGCATTCTCGGCCGCCTGCCACGTCTCGATCCGTTGACGCCGGAAAACCTCAGTCAGGCCTTTCTGGAAAACTTCCCGCTGTCCTCGTTCACCGGGAGCACGCCATGA
- a CDS encoding GntR family transcriptional regulator: MTSASEDTIASRISRILADRIVTGQLDPGTKLRQDHIAEEFGTSHVPVREAFRRLEAQGLAVSEPRRGVRVASFDLKEVREVAQMRAALEVLALRHAAPHLTAAILDQAEEATVAGDNSHDVRSWEEANRRFHTLILTPCGMPRLLAAISDLHAASARFLFASWRSEWEVRTDHDHRAILTFLRQGNIENAAPVLERHVQWIGQKPVRNASGATRDAFAIVG, translated from the coding sequence ATGACCTCAGCGAGCGAAGACACGATTGCCAGCCGCATCAGCCGCATCCTTGCCGACAGGATCGTGACCGGACAATTGGACCCGGGCACGAAGCTGCGCCAGGACCATATTGCCGAGGAGTTCGGCACCAGTCATGTGCCCGTACGCGAGGCTTTCCGCCGGCTGGAAGCGCAGGGTCTGGCGGTCAGCGAGCCGCGCCGTGGCGTGCGGGTCGCCTCCTTCGATCTGAAGGAAGTGCGCGAAGTGGCGCAGATGCGCGCAGCCCTTGAGGTTCTGGCGCTTCGCCACGCGGCCCCGCATCTGACGGCCGCCATCCTCGACCAGGCCGAAGAGGCGACCGTTGCCGGCGACAATTCCCATGATGTCCGCTCCTGGGAGGAGGCAAACCGGCGCTTCCACACGCTGATTCTCACCCCTTGCGGCATGCCGCGCCTGTTGGCCGCCATCAGCGATCTGCATGCGGCCAGCGCCCGTTTCCTGTTCGCCAGCTGGCGGTCCGAATGGGAAGTGCGCACTGATCACGATCACCGCGCCATCCTGACATTTCTGCGCCAGGGCAATATCGAAAACGCCGCACCTGTTCTCGAACGTCATGTGCAGTGGATCGGCCAGAAACCCGTCCGCAACGCGTCTGGCGCCACGCGCGACGCCTTTGCGATCGTCGGCTGA
- a CDS encoding 8-amino-7-oxononanoate synthase, whose product MMSSGLTRYETTLAGLERKGRRRVLIDRAGADFSSNDYLALAGSERLAAAIASAVQRGVPAGAGGSRLLRGNHPEHEALEAEAAAFFAAERVLYFGSGYAANTALFSTLPQRGDLVIYDALVHASAHEGILAGKAQAVAAAHNDAASFEHAIKRWRANGGTGHPWIAVESLYSMDGDRAPLTALAAVAERHDGFLVIDEAHATGVFGRDGRGFAADLKNRANVIVLHTCGKALGVSGALLGASAVLCDYLVNRARGFIYSTAPSPLMAAAVRQALAMLVDEPQRRTDFDTLRRFANSELTEKLGVAGSGSQILPVLIGDNSRAVRIAARMREAGFDIRAIRPPTVPEGTARLRIAITLNVDRATISRMFTRLAAIINEEKP is encoded by the coding sequence ATGATGTCTTCAGGGCTTACCCGCTACGAGACCACGCTGGCGGGCCTGGAGCGTAAGGGCAGGCGGCGTGTCCTGATCGACCGGGCCGGGGCCGATTTCAGTTCCAACGATTATCTGGCGCTGGCCGGATCGGAGCGTCTGGCTGCAGCGATTGCATCCGCCGTTCAGCGCGGCGTGCCGGCCGGTGCCGGTGGGTCGAGGCTTCTGCGCGGCAATCATCCGGAGCATGAGGCGCTGGAGGCGGAGGCCGCCGCGTTCTTTGCAGCCGAGCGTGTGCTTTATTTCGGCAGCGGTTATGCCGCCAACACCGCCCTGTTCTCCACCCTGCCGCAAAGGGGAGATCTCGTCATCTATGATGCGCTGGTGCACGCCAGTGCGCATGAGGGCATTCTGGCCGGCAAGGCGCAGGCGGTGGCCGCCGCCCATAACGATGCCGCATCCTTCGAACACGCGATTAAGCGCTGGCGGGCCAACGGCGGAACGGGCCATCCCTGGATCGCGGTTGAAAGCCTCTATTCGATGGATGGCGACCGCGCACCCTTGACGGCGCTTGCCGCAGTCGCTGAAAGGCATGACGGTTTCCTGGTGATCGACGAGGCGCATGCAACCGGCGTTTTCGGCCGGGATGGCCGCGGTTTTGCAGCGGACTTGAAAAACCGCGCCAATGTCATCGTGCTGCATACCTGCGGCAAGGCGCTCGGCGTGTCCGGTGCGTTGCTGGGTGCCAGTGCAGTACTCTGCGATTATCTCGTCAACCGGGCACGCGGTTTCATCTATTCCACTGCACCATCGCCATTGATGGCGGCAGCGGTTCGCCAAGCCTTGGCGATGCTCGTGGACGAGCCGCAGCGCCGTACCGATTTCGACACGTTGCGCCGTTTTGCCAATAGTGAACTGACAGAAAAACTCGGCGTCGCCGGCAGCGGATCGCAAATCCTGCCGGTGCTGATCGGCGATAACAGCCGGGCCGTGCGGATTGCCGCGCGCATGCGAGAGGCAGGCTTTGATATCCGCGCTATCCGGCCGCCAACGGTGCCGGAGGGCACCGCAAGGCTGCGGATCGCCATCACGCTGAATGTCGATCGGGCAACGATATCCCGCATGTTCACCAGGCTGGCAGCCATTATTAATGAGGAAAAACCATGA
- the thiC gene encoding phosphomethylpyrimidine synthase ThiC, producing MTIAAQNITPTVTTGPLPASRKVHIPGELYPDIRVPMREIAVHPTSGEPPVSVYDPSGPYTDPAHLVSIDAGLPRQRQNWVTARGDVEAYDGRHVKPEDNGFAAGERLTPEFPIRNQPLRARNGKAVTQIAYARAGIITPEMEYIAIRENLGRKPPNGALIRDGENFGASIPDHVTPEFVRQEIARGRAVIPANINHPESEPMIIGRNFLVKINANIGNSAVTSSMAEEVEKMVWATRWGADTVMDLSTGRNIHNIREWIIRNSPVPIGTVPLYQALEKVNGIAEDLNWEVYRDTLIEQAEQGVDYFTIHAGVRLAYIPLTVNRVTGIVSRGGSIMAKWCLHHHKESFLYEHFDEICDIARAYDVTFSLGDGLRPGSIADANDAAQFAELETLGELTQIAWAKDCQVMIEGPGHVPMHKIKENMDKQLEVCGEAPFYTLGPLTTDIAPGYDHITSGIGAAMIGWFGTAMLCYVTPKEHLGLPDRNDVKVGVITYKIAAHAADLAKGHPAAQLRDDALSRARFEFRWEDQFNLSLDPETARSFHDETLPKEAHKVAHFCSMCGPKFCSMRISHDIRAEAQKEGLEAMAAKFQAGGALYMPLDPDGNIVTAGE from the coding sequence ATGACTATTGCCGCACAGAACATTACCCCCACAGTCACCACTGGCCCGCTGCCGGCATCGCGCAAGGTGCATATTCCCGGCGAACTCTATCCGGATATCCGCGTTCCCATGCGCGAAATTGCCGTGCACCCGACCTCCGGTGAACCGCCCGTGTCCGTCTACGATCCCTCCGGCCCCTATACGGATCCGGCGCATCTCGTCTCGATCGATGCCGGCCTGCCCCGGCAGCGCCAAAACTGGGTCACCGCACGCGGCGACGTCGAGGCCTATGACGGCCGCCATGTCAAACCGGAGGATAACGGCTTTGCCGCCGGCGAGCGGCTGACGCCGGAATTTCCGATCCGCAATCAGCCTCTGCGCGCCAGAAACGGCAAGGCCGTAACCCAGATCGCCTATGCCCGCGCCGGTATCATCACACCGGAAATGGAATATATCGCCATCCGCGAAAATCTCGGCCGCAAGCCGCCCAACGGTGCATTGATCCGCGACGGCGAGAATTTCGGCGCCAGCATTCCCGATCACGTGACCCCGGAATTCGTCCGCCAGGAAATTGCCCGCGGCCGCGCCGTCATCCCCGCCAATATCAACCATCCCGAATCCGAACCGATGATCATCGGCCGGAACTTTCTGGTGAAGATCAATGCCAATATCGGCAACTCCGCCGTCACCTCGTCGATGGCGGAAGAGGTCGAGAAGATGGTCTGGGCGACGCGCTGGGGTGCGGATACCGTCATGGACCTGTCGACCGGCCGCAATATACACAATATCCGCGAGTGGATCATCCGCAATTCGCCGGTTCCGATCGGCACCGTGCCGCTTTATCAGGCGCTGGAAAAGGTCAATGGCATAGCCGAGGATCTCAATTGGGAGGTCTATCGCGATACGCTGATCGAGCAGGCCGAACAGGGCGTCGATTATTTCACCATCCATGCCGGCGTGCGGCTCGCCTATATTCCGCTCACCGTCAATCGCGTCACCGGCATCGTCTCGCGCGGCGGCTCGATCATGGCCAAGTGGTGTCTTCATCACCACAAGGAGAGCTTTCTCTACGAGCATTTCGACGAGATCTGCGACATCGCCCGCGCCTATGACGTGACGTTCTCGCTCGGGGACGGGCTGCGGCCCGGCTCGATCGCCGATGCCAATGATGCCGCGCAGTTTGCGGAACTGGAAACGCTGGGCGAACTCACTCAGATCGCCTGGGCCAAGGACTGCCAGGTGATGATCGAAGGCCCTGGCCATGTGCCGATGCACAAGATCAAGGAAAACATGGACAAGCAGCTGGAAGTCTGCGGCGAGGCGCCCTTCTATACGCTCGGGCCGCTGACGACCGATATCGCGCCCGGCTATGACCATATCACCTCGGGCATTGGTGCTGCGATGATCGGCTGGTTCGGCACGGCGATGCTTTGCTATGTCACGCCGAAGGAGCATCTGGGACTGCCCGATCGCAACGACGTCAAGGTCGGGGTCATCACCTACAAGATCGCCGCCCATGCCGCCGATCTGGCCAAGGGGCACCCCGCCGCCCAGCTGCGCGACGACGCGCTGTCGCGGGCCCGTTTCGAGTTTCGCTGGGAGGACCAGTTCAACCTGTCGCTCGATCCGGAAACGGCCCGCTCCTTCCATGACGAGACCCTGCCGAAGGAAGCTCACAAAGTGGCGCATTTCTGCTCGATGTGCGGGCCGAAATTCTGCTCCATGCGGATTTCCCACGACATACGCGCCGAGGCGCAGAAGGAGGGGCTGGAGGCGATGGCCGCAAAA